CAGGCTGGTCGAACCCAAGTATTTAAATTCACTTTCTTTTCCAATTTTACTAAGGCAATGTCATGATAGTGGGCTGGTTCTTGATAACTTGGATGTATAATTTGCTGAACTATGCTGAATTCCTGAACATGATCAGGATCATCTACATCTGTTAGGCCCATTCTGGCAAATAGCGGATCACctctaaaataataagttatatccagtaaaaaatttatcattacaattaaaaaaaagaaacattttaattttacataatccTAAGATTGTGAAATAAGAAcaatatgttttaatatattatttattataactttgtAACCACTTCTTATTTagatttctctttttttataaaaattgattatcCTAACAGCAGTCCGGAGAACAATAATTAGTGGTGGGCTGGCATAAAATATTCTAGAGATGCTTACCTTTTAAATTGTGGGCGCCATCCAGtttaatgtgtttatttaaagCGCAGTTGTAAAAACCTTTAACTGGAAACTGGCATTGTTTAAACTTTCGTTAAATATAtcattgttgtaaaaattataagacaaTTTCTTGTTAAAAGTATAACCCCTGAAATCAAAACTTTATGCACCAAAGTTAAACATTAAAAGAATCAAAATCTTGCTAGTATGCAACTATGCTTTGGCGAAAGTCAGTAACCTACCGCACATTACACTGTACAATATGttctaaatcaaataaaaaataaatatacctttcaGTGCGGTTGCTTACATCTAATACTATATAAAAATCAAGATAGTGAGATTAAAAGGtactgaataaattattatttaggtagaTTTGTAAATTACATTATAATGTAAATTACCAAGAAAGAACTTTAGATAAtagacaataattaataaattaaagagctattaaatgatataaattagCCAATATGACTAATcccaaaatcaaaataacaataacaaaccAGAACTTGACCTGGTAACCCATTGTGCAGATTCAAGGACAGCAGCTGACAGGTCCAATCAATAACTTCATCAAGAAGTAATAAATCCTGATAAGATCTGCTCTAATTTATGATGGGAAATGGGAACACCACCTGAGATGGCTCGAAATGGTCTTGGGATGGCCCTGAGATCTCACTTGGCACAAGACTTGGTTTAGGACCATAATATCTAGTCATGACTCGGCATAAGATCTGGTTTATGACCCGGCATAAGATCCTCAAGATATTGCTTTTTATAAAGTGTATTAAAGTAATCTTTCACATTACATGGCTAGTGTCGCGATGAGATAACTATGAGGTTCGAATCCTAACTTCGAGCAATTGAACGTGTTAACCTGAAGACCACACCATTTGGAAAGAAAGCCAAAATGTAATTTCTGGGTACCTCTTCGATAGATAATTCCTCGCAGGCACAGGTTTACAAAAATTGATAATACAACGTTGCCTTGCTTAGCTTTATGTTGCAGCGAGTACGAAAATCAATCTAACCCCAAAAGGTAAAGTAttcaaattacaggaaaaacaataataacaacaGTTCGGTATCGAAAGTGCCAATACGTAAAAGTTGATCTTTGAGCATGGCGTAGGTGACCAATGACAaagacagacagatagaaaaatcacgttagtcagagagagagagaaaaacgacaaattgtttaaaattcaaAGCGAAGAACAGCTAAGGCCATCTAGGAGCTCTTATTTTAACAATGCCATTAGCTTGACACTAGATGTcgcgatttaaaaaattataaaagcaaccaaaaaaataaaaacgctacaaCTTACAAGGAACGATCTCCAAAGCAATGCGCGGCAGTCAAGACAAACTGGTCGCTTATAAGGCTACCTGCGCATGCTCCCCATTTGACTGGATCCCTTTCGTATCCTAATTGAACctgcaattattaaaatatttaaaaattattaaatacataaataaataatttacattattttatatataaaaaaattcatttaccATATGAGGGAATTCCCTTCTTGACGCTGGCTGACCCCCAACTACAAGTTCCAATTTGTCAAAAGGACAATCTCGTCTTTTTATGTCTTCTGCGCCTACTAATAGGGTGGGACTTAGTTCGACGGTCCATACATATTTGCTATACTCCTTGCACACTACAACATAAAGTTTAATGAttcatatttacaaaaataaaacttcataaTCAATGGAAATAAACTTAATATCTTTCAAAAAccaaatgtttttgaaattgtTATTAAAAGAGAAGATCAAAGTCGAATTTATGTTTGATGTTTCACAACCGTTAGATGGTTATCAATGTTTATAAGAGTACACTCGCATTGAGCTGCagatataataattaatgtacACTTCGTAGAATCCATTCAGCTACCTCAATCTATAGCCTCTGAAAAATAACTGTTTGATATTAGAAGCACCCTACACCAACTTAAGAACCAGAAACTCATCCGAAATATTAGTAAAGACGTAGaatattcaaaaactattattttattttaataatatttataataatattttattttactgtaacaataatttcaaatgacaaaaataataccaaaatgAAAGAATGAGTATAATAGAAGAGACAAAATACCTTAAATAGTTCAACACAATAGCTAGCAAAAACAATAAGCCAAATATTGCCGAAATAAGGTAAGAATACCTTCAAAGATTTTAGCAAGTATAAGCAAAAGTAAGAATACCTTTAAAGTAAGACAAGTGTgttatacagtgcattcacgatgccaggaacaaattcatttaatattctgatattcattaataattttttctttattttttggacACATCGATTATTATTGTCTTGcgcgttttttttaataaaaaattttaatacaggGTGCCTCATGTAGGAATTATTGCcgtcaatattattttttaaaattaaaacacccTGCATATTATGAAGTTTTACAatccaatatatatattttgaatagCTATATATACTTCGTATAGCAAACTATATGCCTAAAGTCAATGGTTTGCCAAATATAACGTAACAgactaagaaaaaatatgaaattaaaacataaaaatttattttagatttattgcaaCTAATGTTGAATTTGTTGCCCTTTTAATTCAATGTATTCTTTCCAGTGAAAATTTTGGTTACAGAGTGTCTCAAGTAGTTCTTGATGCCAGTTTTCCTAACAGATGGATTGGATAAAGAAGACATCAGTTGcaatatatattgtataaatttttattttttaatgtcgtatGCTTCATTAGTTTCTtacgtcaaatttgacaaatCTCTGACTTTAGGCATGTagtatgctatacaaaaagtatttaaaatatattcgatcCGAAGACTCTAATGGGCTTTTATGGATGGTCGATCGATAATCCTTTAGGAacaaatgaagaaaattatCCCAGTCGCTTTGTATGATCACCAGATCATCTGACTGTGAGTGTAATGCGGTATTTCTCATTTTTTAGATTCCAGAAGTCTTACAGATGTTCTGGAAAAAGTTGTATTCAAAATTTCGCCCTTGTACTTGTATGCGTCAATTCATTTGCTAAAGTAGTCTATTACAACTACGATGTACTATTATTATCTGCTTGTAATTCGAAGAATAGGACTTTATACTTTGTATTGGCGCATCAAAGCCCTACATACAATGCATTTCTTGCACCAGTCTCTTACATCTACCTTGCTATTGagtaaaatctttatttcaCTTTTTCCGAGTCTTCGATACTCCTTCACAGAGAGATGCCTTCATGATAAAGCGACATGAATTTCCTTTAGCAATTCCGAAATCTGATTTAGAAATGTCTGGGTATTGGGATCTTCCTCTTGGTCTTTTATAAAATCCCATTTTGCCAAAATAGTATCGTCGACGATGGTGGTTCTTAACAACTGAGCGTCTTCCTCTTCTGTCCGCTGACAATGCTTGCAGTTTTATGGATAGGGCCTTCTTGAATACAGGTCGCGCTTTTCGCTGCACTCAAACTTCTGGTCTTGGTAGTTACGTCTATATATCTAGGGCCTCTCTAAGGCCCGATTAACTGATTTCTCAAAGTCGTCCTTTTCTTGATGTACTTCTAAATGCCAGCCTGGCGTTTATTCGTATACTTATCAGCAATGAATTGAAGTGTCTATAGTAGTGTATCTACTGgcttaaatgtatattttagtAGTCAGACCTGCCTCACCATTTTACCATCTCACCATCGCAAAGTTCATTTAGGAATGCTTGAACTGCAAACATTCCTTGAATCTTTTAGAGATATGTCAGTCGAATCAAACATGCAATATCAGCTCCAAATTCTTGCAAGAACTCTCCTTATGgcactgatttttcaattgcGTGTGGTTGATATGTTTCAGGTATGTCTGGCCATAGTGAATCATCAAATGATTCACCATGATTGAACAAACGTCGTTTTCAAACCTTGCAGCATTTGATTGATATCGCTTGTAGCAGAAAAAGAAATTTGTCTGGGTTATCGCCGACCTTAAATAATCCGTTTTGAAGACGCTCTTGAAAATCTGTTTTTATTCCCGTCGTATCGCAGTTTGTTTTCTCTAGCTCGCTTTTCAGCTCAGTAACTTTGCAAGTCCAAAAACTTTGTCATTTTCATACACCcttttaatttactattatttattttcattacatATTATATCCCACACCTGACACCAATAGTTCAGGGGTTATTAAATTTAGcgtgaattaaatttatattaattaactcATTTATTACACACTTAAACACACTGCTGGAAATATATGTTTACATTGTTGATTATTTCCTACTATTTGTTTCGAGTATTTTCATAATACAAGTTGCGATAATATTCGGACTTCGAATAGCCTCCTATCGTGAAAAGCTTTTATATTAGCTAGACCATTGTTTGGGAAGATCGAAGCTTCCACGTGTTTCCAGAGATGTCGCGCGGTGTGCACAGATATAATTCTCCAATGATGGAGAACTGCTGGTATATTTCCGACAGTTAAGATcgttacaaaatttattatcgCTTCTCCTACTCTACTTATTAGATACTTCCATTAAAGCTTTACCTTTATGTatacctaaaattatttttgttatatataaatTACTGTTCTGTAATAAATTACTAAACTTTCTACGAActgtaaataaacattttctaaCCAAAAACTTACatcatatatgtatattaattgaAAAGTACCATAAGGTTTTAGTTATACTTACTAGCCTCAGAAATGACACCTGGTTGCCTATTTGCTATAATATCTGGCATGTTTTGGTCTTGACAGCATACTATTATTTCATTTCCCTGGAAACCGCATGTTGTCggaaaaatacgttttttaacTTCTGCCATTGCAACTGGGCATTTTGCCAAAAGTGTACATACGCccttttgatttgttttttggATCACACATTCATCGCCTAAAAATCAGACTGTGAAAAAATGTTCTAAAGAAATATCaagtatatatttataatatttctattatgTTTTGATActaaataagattttaacttCATTTAACACAACGAGTTTAAGGTATAGATGGATTCAGAAGATTTTGTTCTGAAACTAGATTTGTCTTATATTCATAtatgaagtttattttaattattgaataaattgtCATAATAAGAGATACTTGCCAGTAATACAGGCCAATTATTGGTCAGGCAGGaacaaaaataatagataaaaataatgcgtttagattacaaaaatatttaaacaaaattattaagcagGAAAAGAACGAAATTAAAAAGACTGGTACGCAGCCATTTTGGTACAAACCCCTTAAGTATTTTGGGTTTGCTGATTATTAGATCTTATTTCAGATATTGCGAAAATTCGACAATGTTTATCAGGAGATAATGCGATCACTAATACATGAAATGAAGTCTTTATACACATTTAAGTTTGTTGGTTAGAAACCTTTcgtaaattgttaaaaaatatattttattgtttgctCAAACATATCAGTTTATGAAATATACCTTCATGTTAAATTCCGATGaaaatcaaagaattttattgtcatatattttatattattaggaataggcgaaatatattatttaaaaactaaatcacgAGCTATATTGAGAAAGTATGCTAACAAGAGAATaagcaataataattttctcCTAATTAATTATAGCTGAGTTTCTTAATTCgaaacttattttttctttattatttattttttctcaagaaaatACACGTTTTTGATTAATTATCTTATTTGATTCCTGTTAAAAATACGAGCTTTCGTTTTAATGATGGGAATATAGTTTTCAAGTAAATAAAACGTCTTTATACCTTCTTTATTCAAAGCCTTTGTGAACTGTTTAATTAGCTTGAGAATAATATGCAGTAAAAAAATGGTAGAAAACTTAATTCTTATTCATactcaagcattttttttttgctatcgTGGCCATCTGAAATGACATATAGTAATATACAATCTACTGATTGCTACTGAACAATATGTTTAGTAGCAATCAATTGACTTCTTTTCAAATATATAGATGGATTAATTTGATTACAATGAAGATTTTCTGCGTCTTTAAAACTTGATAGCACACTAGTAAACTTGATAAAACTCATTTATCAATGCAAAACGTATTATTTACAAGAAACCTATTAaactatttcttataaaataaactgaaaaaacatCCCATATTTTCTTCTATAGCGATATTGGGTGAGATATAGTTGTGGGATTTTCATTTATATAGGCGACTAatcatcaaataatttaatttttgatgcaAGTAtatatatcataaatatttaagtgcacttacctttaaatttaacaagtacaaaaattttttaaaatagttcgaagcattatacatattatatctTATTTTTCAAACATAGCAGATGCCACTTGGTTGTAGATTTTAAcgtaaatttcttaaaaaacagtTTCTACAGCTAAGATCAACTACTTCATTAGAGTCTTATTTAAGTTAGGAAAGGTGAATAACTGGTAAATTACTGATTATTCCGCACTAACATACTTGacaattatgatttttataatactagtgaaataaatatgaatgttaaaattatgattacATGGTTGGAATTTAAACTCTGCTATTTGGCATATTATTGTATAAGAGTGATTAACAATGTTGCTGCTCTGGAGATTtggtaaatataatttaaattagtttgatATTGAGTTCTTATACAGATGTAAacttttagaaatataattagtattgaaaaaaCCTAAAACACAGATACTATAACATTTATACGTCTAGAGGTTTAAAATTACGTCGATAATGAGTACCTACATGCtcaaagaataattaataagttttataattaacattttgTTTATAATCTGTTATTTCGAAtctatatttgaaatatttgttttttttttacatatagtTTCACAGtagtgtccatcatcaggggatattAAAAGGATATAGTgccgaacaaaaaaaaaaaagacagacagaaaaaaaacttaacaaattaatataagatACACTTACAAAGGTTAAAAATTGGTATCAGATGTACACCCAAaggtttgattccatgtcaaaaaaaccccatatttattattattcatttttttttaaattttattatttttaattctatttgtttacattctgttaTTGACAAGAACCGAATAATATGCTAAAAATATACTAAACTCAAACATAggtccaaaaatctcatccattattctctaagagaccaacatacaaaattgacgaaaaacaaagaaaaacacaaagtcacggtctcacaacatgtaattaaacgggttacacgtgtttcgctctagttagagcatcatcaggcctttagaagccatccacacacttcacagtacatcaTGTACTTCACAGTAGTTCGTCAATCAAATATAGGTGACATATATAGGAGAAGTTCTAAAAGTACCATGGTACCTGATGGtgtgtttctacaattttttggCGAAAGCAGGAGGAAAGCAGGAGGTTCATAAAGAACATATTAGATGGTGCGGTTAACATAATGATTCGTACGTTGTCAAGAAGGAAAGCAACAGATTATAACTATATAAAGGGCAAGAACGATGTATTAAGAGACTATAAGGAGTTCTTCATTCTCAACTATGTGTGCgatcataaaaatttataatttcaacgtctaaaaaacaaaatcaacgTTCTCATCAAAACTACTAACAGCACACTAAACTTCCCTTTCGAgccaaacaaaataattaagaaagacGACGTCGTCAAGTCAATAGCCGCGGACTGTAAGTTTGACAGATctattatgaatttaattttgacagttttaaTAGACAATTTTCGTATCTGAATTTCGCCATATCACTCAggtttaaattacaattttcacaTCAGTCCCTAAAGAAGGAATTTGGAATTGTTGGCGGTCGAGTGCGAGAACAACTTTACCTTTATCAATGATCTGCCATTAAAGGAGACACTTAGATTCCAGGCGGCTTCATGTATTAACACATATCATAGGCGCAATAGCTTTTCTTCCTCGAGTGTTTCCCCTAATCTTAAGACGCTAAAATCTTTATAGAATAAGATCAGTATTAATTAATTGACCTTAACTAAAGCAGACAAGGGAAACTGTTTTGTGATCTTGGACAGGCTTCAATATGTTGACAAAATTGAAACCTTTTCGTCCACAGATAATTTTTCAGTTGTCAACCTCTGTCCTACTAAATTAAACACACTACTTGTATTCAGcgtatatattaaattaaaaattgctgaCAAGCGCTTTCGGCCGTAGGCTATCATCAGAGCTTAAGACATGTTCAAAGCAACGACACTATTCTAGAAAAACAGTACACCACATATTGTCTATGGTTTCTTAAGTACTTAAGTTAGTGTGTACACTTATTAGTTTTTGTGTAGTACAACTTAGTCTGTTTTATTTACAAGCATGATATTCCTATTCGTCCAGTGGTTTCTTATTGTGGCTTTCCATGTGACAAGCTGAGTTCTTGGCTCAACCAAACCTTAGTTTATCTAAGTGAAAAGttcattttctataaaaaaaatctactcaATTAGCTCAAGAGTTGAAATATGTCATTCTACCTGATTCATCTTTTCTAGTACCTTTTCATGTTTCTAACCTCTTCCCTAACATCCCTCCTGAGGACTGTTTACCTTTAGTGTcagatttacttaaaaaatactgaTCTTAAGAAAGTCCACACTGATAACCTTTGTATTCTGGTTCACTTAGTtttacaatacattttttttttcaatttaactaTAAATACTACAAACAAAACTCAGGTGTTGCAATGAGTTCTAGCCTGTCCCCTCCTTTAGCTAAATTGTTTATGTCAGACtagaacaataaaataaaaaatagtgccCTCTTTCAacacattttcttaaataaacgatatgtagataatatttttgctatttttaaggGTAGTCCGCCcgatctttaaaattttatcacgcTCTTAAACTTTTAACAGAcgcattaattttacttttgaaatTGACAACGAATCTTTAGCATTTGTAGATCTTAAACTAACACGTATAAACAATAAgatcaaattttcaatatacCGTAAGCCTACATGCACTGATAGTACTCTCCCTTATAACTCAAATCACCCTAATAGCCAAATTTTCGCACCTTTCCATTTCCACTTTTCTAAACATTTCTCGATTCCCCATAAAGCTGATTTTAACATagagttaaatattataaaacaaatagctTCTAACAACAACTTTCCTTGAAAATTaatcaatgaaatttatttcaaacatttaaataaacatttaaacaaaaatatgttaatcaGACGATCAGAAATATATTCCAATCCCTTTTTGGGGAACGATTTCATACCaaatcaaaaacatatttatttcacATAACAtcaatactagctttaaaactaaACAAACATTAAGATCTTTTGTTATCAACTGTAAGGGTGCTCGAAAGAGAATTGCAATGCATTTTACATTGGACAGACCGGTAGAAGATTTTTTACATgtatcaataaaaattgttgaaagaTTGAGAAGAGCAAGAAACGAAATATTTGCTCTACAAGCATCAAATGTAACTTTGCAAGATATGTTCATACTAACAACCACATTTTTAATCCAGTTACTGACTTACAGCTTTTACATTTCTACTGGAAAAGCAATAAAATTGATCTATTGGAAATACTCGAAATATATAAAGCTACAAGAAAAAACCACCATTACTGTGTTTAACTCTTCATAGTCTCTTAATACATCGTACTTGctctttacaatttcttttatatagtaCTAATTCGTTGCGTTCCTTCTTCACAACGTACGAATGATTATGTTAACCGCGCCATCTAATATGTTCTCTATGAACCTTGCtttcaccaaaaaattgtagtaacacACATCAGGTACCACGGTACTTTTAGAACTTCTCCCATAGATGTCACCTACGTTTGagtttagtatattttttagcatactGTTCGGTCCTTGTCAACAGcagatgataaaaaaataaaattacacaaataattaaattaaaaaaaaaaacaataataataaatagagggttttttgacatggaatcaaaccctggggcgtatatctGATACCAATTTTTAACCTTTGTAACTGtatcttatattaattttttaagtttttttttctgtctgtTTGTCCTCTTGTTTTTTGTTCGGAACTATTTCCATTTAGTATCCCCtaatgatggacaccactgtgtccgaaataTGTcgagaatttgaaaaaactgaatgtttaataaataagtggaggaagattgcaggattttcattttaccttaatctacgactccagtgcaagtatggactatttcttcattattaagaaatattaagtaattttgatGACTAACCAATTAGAGTTTAGCGAACCAACGGAGAttttataggattttaaaaGACCTGTACTATTCTGGTCTCAATTAACTCTATGAAAGATAATAACAAATTTCTGATTggtattttcttaactcttacGAAGAAGGAAacttttggaaataataaatacGGAGATTTCATTGACAATGCTTTGAAGCAATCCTCATCcggcattaaatattttataaacactGACAATAAGCAaatataacatttattaaaagtatacctactgttttcaaaatattgaactCCGACTTTCAATTGTATCAGATAATGAaagtatttatgttttaatatgaattaaatagGATTACGGACTATAGAACTTGATTATTAGCTATTTATAGTTATTGTGATTATCTTATAAAGAATAGCTATTTTTTAGTAACATATGAAgaaatctattattttaattcaaattattgtatatatatataatactcATATAATATGCATCTATTAACTCCCTAAATCAAGTTTCTCATAAGAATAAACGATACACATTTACcatgatatttcatttataaaaaatggaaataccCAATTGCTGTTCTAGTtagtatattaaaatatctacattaaTTACAAATTcttactatttaaataataaaaatttaagtcacTTATTACCTTCATAAAGTTGTCCATTTGCACTTTTGCCACTTAAAAAGATCACCAACGTTATACAAAATAtctttgaaatcattttaaaactcGATCATagcttattaaatatttgattatttattataagtggtacaacaataaatattaaagaaacgGATACATGATGTGTACAAAGATCATCCTCATGACGCTACGTTATAGAGCAAACTGGACGTGTTTGCATCATTTAAATCTGAAGTTGTTTATATGTTGACTATGAAAGGTCAAGTGAATTGGATGTGTAttttactatacagggtgacaacAAAATTAATGTTTACAGCCCCGCCTATAAGTTAACTAATTTAGAtgttaagtaaatatatattttaatgagttttaaagctattctaaaaattaataaataaaacaactacaTTATAAATCgatacaaaaaacatttttttagatatggtgttaataaacttttttctgaaaaacgaTATCTCTACTGCCATAcgaaattaaatttctaatctattatttatttatgcaaatgaaatatttttaataataatgaatttttgaaagaaCTTAAAGCTGCAGTTAAATTACAAGCgctattattttttctcaacttaTTATGGCTTTTTATACTCCGTCGTaaagagttaaaattattaaatggttttatggagccAATTCCGCAGTATgatggaaaaaacaaaataaaaatataatgtttttacgAAATATTCGATTTTCAGATGAATCTTAGACCTGCAATCGATCTTCAAATcaattttcaacaagatggctgTTTTTCTCATAATGCggttatgataaaataatttttaagaactaCTTTTCCTAACCATCCTAGTCAAACTGttgatattaaatggcctcctagatctccagatttagGTCCAAATG
The sequence above is a segment of the Anthonomus grandis grandis chromosome 12, icAntGran1.3, whole genome shotgun sequence genome. Coding sequences within it:
- the LOC126742873 gene encoding venom protease-like gives rise to the protein MISKIFCITLVIFLSGKSANGQLYEGDECVIQKTNQKGVCTLLAKCPVAMAEVKKRIFPTTCGFQGNEIIVCCQDQNMPDIIANRQPGVISEAMCKEYSKYVWTVELSPTLLVGAEDIKRRDCPFDKLELVVGGQPASRREFPHMVQLGYERDPVKWGACAGSLISDQFVLTAAHCFGDRSLGDPLFARMGLTDVDDPDHVQEFSIVQQIIHPSYQEPAHYHDIALVKLEKKVNLNTWVRPACLHTSSQSPWTNVIATGWGRTEYAGDESTELLRVVLELYNQTWCNRVFKRETGSDKLRNGIVDEQMICAGHSSEIRDTCQGDSGGPLQAYRTGENMSCMYDIIGITSFGKACGLAVNIPGVYTRVSNYLKWIEDNVWPSN